One segment of Mycobacterium spongiae DNA contains the following:
- a CDS encoding NifU family protein, with amino-acid sequence MTEEMIVVTTTVKTPDAETIEGVVAAQIRPLLHVHGGDIDVLSVSDAGHVELQFQGACKTCVLKSVTYAIAVRERLLQYPGVTSVEVHGVNLSEAALARASMAYAGHSLMLTAKDTALGPQQTPRLGGLERP; translated from the coding sequence ATGACCGAGGAGATGATCGTTGTGACAACTACTGTGAAGACCCCTGACGCAGAGACGATCGAAGGCGTCGTCGCCGCGCAGATCCGCCCCCTGCTGCATGTTCATGGGGGCGATATCGATGTGTTGTCGGTGTCCGATGCCGGCCATGTCGAATTGCAGTTCCAGGGCGCATGCAAGACCTGCGTGCTCAAATCGGTGACTTATGCCATCGCGGTCAGAGAACGACTGCTGCAATACCCCGGGGTGACCAGCGTCGAGGTGCACGGCGTCAACTTGTCCGAGGCAGCGCTCGCGCGGGCCAGCATGGCGTATGCCGGGCATTCGCTGATGCTGACGGCAAAAGACACTGCCCTGGGCCCGCAGCAGACGCCGAGACTGGGGGGACTGGAGCGGCCATGA
- a CDS encoding LysR family transcriptional regulator, giving the protein MDVDLRLMRYAVALADEGNFDRAAQRLHIAQPPLSRQIAELEHRLGVVLFERRPTAPTESGRVFVEGARAILADTELLIERTRQAHHGHVATIELGYVLSAAYDTLPRFLAAVTEQYPNLEIAAREGWALDLDAALLDGTLDVVLAHTIPKRAEYRRQLLRREQFCAVVANHNPLAGRSVVGLAEFAGQTFCFYSRNRAPAHFDILMSILDSADVTFPFREDPIPGLRHLSLEDGHSFTLVPESMADNLGSELTAVGLTDEIPTFDLYLIWRHQSQSAAITTLTRVAQHLTRTMNWSLPASADS; this is encoded by the coding sequence ATGGACGTGGACTTGCGGCTCATGCGCTACGCGGTCGCACTTGCCGATGAGGGAAACTTCGACCGTGCCGCACAACGACTGCACATCGCCCAACCTCCTTTGAGTCGCCAGATCGCCGAACTCGAGCACCGGTTGGGGGTCGTTTTGTTCGAGCGCCGCCCCACCGCTCCCACGGAGTCTGGCAGAGTTTTCGTCGAAGGCGCGCGGGCGATCCTGGCCGATACCGAACTCCTCATCGAGCGAACGCGCCAAGCCCACCACGGACACGTCGCCACCATCGAACTCGGCTACGTCTTGTCCGCCGCCTACGACACCCTGCCGCGGTTTCTTGCCGCAGTCACAGAGCAATATCCCAATCTCGAGATCGCCGCACGAGAGGGCTGGGCGCTCGATCTCGATGCGGCGTTACTCGACGGAACCTTGGATGTGGTGCTCGCACACACCATTCCGAAACGGGCCGAGTACCGCCGTCAACTCCTGCGCCGTGAACAGTTCTGCGCCGTCGTTGCCAACCACAACCCGTTGGCCGGCCGATCCGTCGTCGGGCTAGCCGAGTTCGCCGGCCAAACGTTCTGTTTCTACTCCCGCAACCGGGCTCCGGCGCACTTCGACATACTCATGTCGATTCTGGACAGCGCCGACGTAACGTTCCCCTTCCGCGAGGATCCCATTCCGGGCCTGCGTCACCTCAGCCTCGAAGATGGTCACAGCTTCACCCTGGTGCCAGAGTCGATGGCCGACAACCTTGGCTCCGAGCTCACAGCCGTCGGTTTGACCGACGAAATACCGACTTTCGACCTATATCTTATCTGGCGCCACCAAAGCCAGTCTGCGGCGATCACGACGCTGACCCGCGTAGCCCAGCATTTGACCCGGACCATGAACTGGAGCCTGCCCGCTAGCGCGGACAGCTGA
- the mftC gene encoding mycofactocin radical SAM maturase (MftC is a radical SAM/SPASM enzyme that catalyzes the first two steps in biosynthesis of the electron carrier mycofactocin from the terminal Val-Tyr dipeptide of the precursor peptide MftA.), with product MTAATTVVPKLIEQFEHGLDAPICLTWELTYACNLACVHCLSSSGKRDPGELSTRQCMDIIDELERMQVFYVNIGGGEPTVRPDFWELVDYATAHHVGVKFSTNGVRITPDVAAQLAASDYIDVQISLDGATADVNDAVRGAGSFAMATRALENLALAGFADAKISVVVTRHNVEQLDEFAALANRYGATLRITRLRPSGRGADVWEELHPTSDQQVQLYHWLVANGERVLTGDSFFHLSPLGQSGALAGLNMCGAGRVVCLIDPVGDVYACPFAIHDRFLAGNILSDGGFDNIWKNAPLFRELRAPQSAGACGGCEHYDSCRGGCMAAKFFTGLPTDGPDPECVQGHGTPALARERATPRPRVDHSHAGRVRKPVPLTLSVRPPSLPPSRPCNESPL from the coding sequence ATGACCGCTGCAACAACCGTGGTGCCGAAGCTCATCGAGCAGTTCGAGCATGGGCTGGACGCGCCAATCTGTCTGACCTGGGAGCTGACCTACGCCTGCAACCTGGCGTGTGTGCACTGCTTGTCGTCCTCCGGCAAACGCGACCCGGGGGAGCTATCCACTCGCCAATGTATGGACATCATCGACGAGCTGGAACGCATGCAGGTTTTCTATGTCAACATCGGCGGTGGCGAACCCACAGTGCGCCCGGACTTTTGGGAACTCGTGGACTACGCCACCGCCCACCACGTCGGTGTCAAGTTTTCCACTAACGGCGTCCGAATCACTCCCGACGTAGCCGCCCAACTGGCCGCCAGCGACTACATCGATGTTCAGATTTCGCTGGACGGCGCGACCGCCGACGTCAACGATGCCGTTCGCGGCGCCGGGTCCTTCGCCATGGCGACGCGCGCGCTGGAAAATCTGGCCCTGGCGGGCTTCGCGGACGCCAAGATCTCCGTGGTGGTCACCCGGCACAACGTCGAACAGCTCGACGAATTCGCCGCCTTGGCAAACCGTTACGGTGCAACGTTGCGGATCACGCGGCTGCGGCCCTCAGGGCGCGGCGCGGATGTCTGGGAAGAATTGCACCCGACCTCAGACCAGCAGGTTCAGCTGTACCACTGGTTGGTCGCCAACGGTGAGCGGGTGCTGACCGGTGATTCCTTCTTCCACCTCTCGCCGCTAGGCCAGTCCGGTGCGCTCGCGGGCCTGAACATGTGTGGTGCGGGCCGGGTCGTCTGCCTGATCGACCCGGTGGGCGACGTTTACGCTTGCCCGTTCGCGATCCATGACCGCTTCCTTGCCGGAAACATATTGTCTGACGGTGGGTTTGACAACATCTGGAAGAACGCTCCGCTCTTCCGCGAACTGCGCGCCCCCCAGTCTGCCGGTGCCTGTGGTGGCTGCGAGCACTATGACAGCTGTCGAGGCGGTTGCATGGCGGCAAAGTTCTTTACTGGGCTGCCAACCGATGGACCCGATCCCGAATGCGTGCAAGGTCACGGCACGCCGGCGTTGGCGCGCGAGCGCGCGACACCTCGGCCGCGCGTCGACCACTCACACGCCGGGCGTGTGCGCAAGCCGGTGCCACTGACGCTGTCCGTGCGACCACCGTCGCTACCGCCGAGCCGTCCGTGCAACGAAAGCCCGCTGTAG
- a CDS encoding DUF2332 domain-containing protein: MTDTERLVHSLRSQGRFCAASGSLMYGELCELVARDVDAGGIFATILRDHEGDPARQAVPLRLLGGLHRLVLDGRASALRCWYPSTGGTWQANTAWPQIVRTASDHTESLRAALDQPPQTNEVGRSAVLIGGLLRINRDLRMPIRLFEIGSSAGLNLRADRYHYRYSGGSWGPADSPVTIDDAWRGQLPPQDPMWIIERRGYDIAPIDVTGKDGDSAGELTLLSYVWPDQSARLDRLRGAVRVARDVPAQLQRHAAPAAVAAVTLAEGSVTVLWHSITWQYLAASEQAAVRGRVDALAACADARSPFAYLTFEPAREGPGNSLRFLVRARTWPAGQDQVLGECHPHGVPVDWL; this comes from the coding sequence ATGACCGACACTGAACGCCTAGTCCATTCCCTGCGGTCGCAGGGGCGGTTCTGCGCCGCTTCCGGCTCGCTAATGTACGGCGAACTCTGTGAATTGGTGGCCCGCGACGTCGACGCCGGCGGCATCTTCGCCACGATTCTGCGCGACCACGAAGGCGATCCCGCGCGCCAGGCCGTGCCGCTTCGGCTGCTCGGTGGACTGCACCGGTTAGTGCTCGACGGTCGAGCTTCGGCGTTGCGGTGCTGGTACCCCAGCACCGGTGGTACCTGGCAAGCCAACACCGCCTGGCCTCAGATCGTCCGGACCGCGTCCGACCACACCGAGTCGCTTCGCGCCGCCCTCGATCAACCGCCACAGACCAATGAGGTGGGCCGATCTGCAGTGTTGATCGGTGGCCTGTTGCGGATAAATCGGGACCTGCGCATGCCGATAAGACTCTTCGAGATTGGGTCAAGCGCCGGATTGAACTTGCGGGCAGACCGATACCACTATCGCTACTCCGGCGGCTCCTGGGGACCGGCCGACTCGCCGGTGACGATCGATGACGCGTGGCGCGGTCAGTTGCCCCCGCAGGATCCGATGTGGATCATCGAGCGGCGCGGATACGACATTGCACCCATCGACGTCACCGGCAAGGATGGGGACTCAGCTGGAGAATTGACGCTGTTGAGCTATGTGTGGCCGGACCAGAGCGCTCGGCTGGACCGGTTGCGTGGTGCCGTGCGGGTAGCCCGCGACGTTCCCGCGCAGCTGCAGCGGCACGCGGCGCCCGCCGCGGTCGCCGCCGTGACCCTTGCCGAGGGTTCGGTCACCGTACTCTGGCATTCGATCACCTGGCAGTACCTTGCTGCCAGCGAACAAGCCGCGGTCCGCGGCCGGGTCGACGCACTGGCAGCGTGCGCCGACGCCCGCTCCCCGTTCGCGTACCTCACGTTTGAGCCCGCGCGCGAGGGGCCCGGCAATAGCCTCAGGTTTCTGGTGCGCGCGCGCACCTGGCCAGCTGGCCAGGACCAGGTATTGGGCGAATGCCATCCGCATGGCGTGCCTGTGGACTGGCTATGA
- the mftA gene encoding mycofactocin precursor MftA (Mycofactocin is a small molecule electron carrier derived from the final two amino acids, Val-Tyr, of MftA, the mycofactocin precursor. It plays a role in redox homeostasis and the metabolism of alcohols and aldehydes in Actinobacteria, including Mycobacterium tuberculosis.), whose protein sequence is MDHETDTDTELVTESLVEEVSIDGMCGVY, encoded by the coding sequence ATGGACCACGAGACCGATACCGACACCGAGCTCGTCACCGAGAGCCTGGTTGAAGAGGTTTCCATCGACGGAATGTGCGGGGTCTACTGA
- the mftB gene encoding mycofactocin biosynthesis chaperone MftB (MftB, a small protein, is a peptide chaperone that assists the radical SAM enzyme MftC in performing two modifications to the C-terminal Val-Tyr dipeptide of the mycofactocin precursor peptide, MftA. MftB's role is analogous to the role of PqqD in the biosynthesis of PQQ, a cofactor that derives entirely from a Tyr and a Glu in the precursor PqqA.), with protein MRGLLTVPTPAHECRADSGEFDPDRGWRLNPQVAIRPEPFGALLYHFGTRKLSFLKNRVVLSVVQALADHPDARSACRAAGVDDGDQAPYLHALGVLADSTMLLRQESR; from the coding sequence GTGCGGGGTCTACTGACCGTGCCCACGCCCGCGCACGAGTGCCGGGCTGACTCCGGTGAATTCGACCCCGATCGTGGCTGGCGGCTGAACCCCCAAGTAGCCATTCGACCGGAGCCGTTTGGCGCGCTGCTCTACCACTTCGGCACCCGCAAGCTGTCTTTCCTCAAGAACCGCGTCGTCCTCTCGGTTGTGCAGGCGCTGGCCGATCATCCTGATGCCCGATCGGCCTGTCGCGCCGCCGGGGTCGATGACGGCGACCAGGCCCCTTATCTGCATGCGCTCGGTGTGCTGGCAGATTCGACGATGCTCCTACGTCAGGAGTCCCGATGA
- a CDS encoding amidohydrolase family protein gives MLGNDVFVFDNVVHMYDTSEDNLVDAASIIDRNGQLKRAGKRRGTPKTLPPAANSTGIGDGYDRRWNVEELGDLLFADGLTDMAMAQAVVLFDVYKDGFAPVQAQYDFAQAFPDKVLFCGGVDPMFPGKAGAKADMTRQVEQMGARSFKFYNGHVDDSSWRCDDKELAYPIYEHALELGIEVIQFHKGNPITRAPLDTLTPLDIERAARDFPELTFGIHHLALPYFEECVYIAQRNPNVVLVLSGTMHLPLIAPWRFQRYLGRLLRDVGADRLLWGSEAPLLGNPRPAIEWFWNMDMPEELQDRYGFPQVTESDKRLILGLNQARLFDVRPPTEAFKGVKAQFLPDDMMLTGTPTPSR, from the coding sequence ATGCTGGGCAATGACGTATTTGTCTTCGACAACGTCGTACACATGTACGACACCTCCGAGGACAATCTGGTCGACGCCGCGTCGATCATCGATCGCAACGGGCAGCTGAAGCGCGCCGGCAAGCGCCGGGGAACGCCGAAAACCCTTCCCCCCGCGGCGAACTCCACCGGCATCGGCGACGGCTACGACCGACGTTGGAACGTCGAGGAACTGGGTGACCTTCTCTTCGCCGACGGCTTGACCGACATGGCGATGGCTCAAGCCGTGGTGCTCTTCGATGTCTACAAGGACGGTTTCGCCCCCGTTCAGGCCCAGTACGACTTCGCCCAGGCCTTTCCCGACAAGGTCCTGTTCTGCGGCGGCGTGGACCCGATGTTCCCCGGCAAGGCGGGAGCCAAGGCCGATATGACCCGTCAGGTCGAACAGATGGGCGCCCGATCATTCAAGTTCTACAACGGCCATGTCGACGACAGCTCGTGGCGCTGCGACGACAAAGAACTCGCATACCCGATCTATGAGCATGCCCTCGAACTGGGTATCGAGGTCATCCAGTTTCACAAGGGCAATCCCATCACCCGCGCACCACTGGACACCTTGACCCCGCTCGACATCGAACGTGCTGCCCGAGACTTCCCGGAGCTGACCTTCGGGATTCATCACCTGGCGTTGCCGTATTTCGAGGAATGCGTCTATATCGCGCAACGTAATCCGAATGTGGTGCTGGTGTTGTCAGGGACCATGCATCTGCCGCTCATCGCGCCCTGGCGTTTTCAGCGGTACCTCGGCCGCCTGCTGCGCGACGTGGGCGCCGATCGCCTGCTGTGGGGATCTGAGGCGCCCCTTCTCGGGAACCCGAGGCCGGCCATCGAGTGGTTCTGGAACATGGACATGCCCGAGGAGCTTCAAGACCGCTATGGCTTCCCTCAGGTCACCGAGAGCGACAAACGCCTCATCCTGGGCCTCAACCAAGCGCGTCTGTTCGACGTCAGGCCTCCCACCGAAGCGTTCAAAGGCGTCAAGGCGCAGTTCCTCCCCGACGACATGATGCTCACCGGGACACCCACCCCGTCCCGATGA
- a CDS encoding MBL fold metallo-hydrolase, with protein sequence MSGVPEACDHADSDGVGAISRRSALAAAGSAVVGAAVVGTSACSSAESPQSSPALPDNALITLGVACGPPPTRNRTGISSALKIGSDVYVIDCGLGSLNAFTNAGLHFNDVKTMFITHLHADHIVDFYSFFLSGGFKSPSGRAPVLVYGPGPAGGLPPSEVGNPNPATVDPANPAPGLAATTAALHQAFAYTSNIFIRDCGIDNVQDLVKVIEIAVPPGSDYRNRSPKMDPFQVTSDDNVVVTATLVSHYDVYPAFALRFDLKQSGVSITFSGDTTKSDNLITLAQGCDILVHEAMFSLDTAYYDNVFPPNYLPNSHTSAEQVGEVAAAADPKQLILSHYAPSDLPDSDWLGKIGKNYSGKTTVAQDGQVFAL encoded by the coding sequence CTGTCCGGCGTGCCCGAGGCCTGTGACCACGCTGATTCGGACGGGGTGGGGGCAATCTCGCGGCGATCCGCCCTGGCGGCGGCGGGGTCAGCTGTGGTCGGCGCCGCCGTCGTGGGCACGTCGGCGTGTAGCTCCGCAGAGTCCCCGCAATCCTCACCTGCTTTGCCCGACAATGCTCTGATTACGCTCGGGGTCGCATGCGGCCCACCCCCGACTCGCAATAGGACAGGAATTTCATCGGCGCTGAAAATCGGCAGCGATGTCTATGTGATCGATTGCGGCCTGGGCTCGCTAAACGCATTCACCAACGCGGGCCTGCATTTCAACGACGTGAAAACCATGTTCATCACCCACCTGCACGCCGACCACATTGTCGACTTCTACAGCTTCTTCCTGTCGGGCGGCTTCAAATCTCCATCCGGCCGCGCGCCGGTACTGGTGTACGGTCCGGGGCCGGCCGGGGGACTGCCGCCCAGCGAAGTCGGCAATCCGAACCCGGCTACGGTCGATCCTGCGAACCCGGCGCCGGGGCTCGCCGCGACTACTGCGGCGCTGCATCAGGCGTTCGCCTATACCAGCAACATCTTCATCCGTGACTGTGGTATCGACAATGTCCAAGACTTGGTCAAAGTCATCGAGATCGCGGTGCCGCCGGGGTCCGACTATCGGAACAGATCGCCGAAAATGGATCCATTCCAAGTGACTTCGGACGACAACGTAGTCGTCACCGCGACGCTGGTTTCCCACTACGACGTGTACCCAGCGTTCGCCCTCCGCTTTGACCTCAAGCAATCGGGTGTCTCCATTACCTTCTCGGGCGACACCACCAAGTCCGACAACCTGATTACCCTGGCCCAAGGCTGCGACATCCTGGTCCACGAGGCGATGTTCAGTCTCGATACGGCCTACTACGACAACGTTTTTCCGCCGAACTACTTGCCGAACTCGCACACGTCCGCCGAGCAGGTTGGTGAGGTTGCCGCAGCGGCCGACCCCAAGCAATTGATCCTGTCCCACTACGCTCCCAGTGACCTCCCTGACTCGGACTGGCTCGGAAAAATTGGGAAGAACTACTCGGGCAAGACCACCGTCGCGCAGGACGGCCAGGTCTTCGCTCTCTGA
- a CDS encoding GlcG/HbpS family heme-binding protein yields MRIHNTPVAVTLTLGHAHTIAQHALTHARSLAAKPIAVAVLDSGGHVQVVLREDGAAYLRPDIAIAKAWGALGMGESSRQLTARAVKKPEFFTSLVDIAEGRMGLSPGGVLIQDDRGSIIAAIGVSGELSDVDEQCAVAGIEAAGFTAILGIDP; encoded by the coding sequence ATGAGGATTCACAACACCCCAGTCGCGGTCACGCTCACCTTGGGGCACGCCCACACGATCGCCCAGCACGCGCTCACCCACGCACGAAGCCTCGCGGCGAAACCGATCGCCGTCGCCGTACTCGACTCGGGCGGCCACGTCCAGGTGGTGCTGCGCGAAGACGGCGCCGCCTACCTACGACCCGACATCGCCATCGCCAAGGCCTGGGGAGCCCTCGGTATGGGTGAGTCTTCACGACAGCTGACCGCCCGCGCGGTCAAGAAACCGGAATTCTTCACCAGCCTCGTCGACATCGCCGAAGGCCGAATGGGACTCTCTCCCGGAGGGGTACTGATCCAGGACGATCGCGGATCGATCATCGCAGCGATTGGGGTCTCAGGCGAACTCTCCGATGTCGACGAACAATGTGCCGTTGCCGGCATCGAAGCGGCCGGCTTCACCGCCATTCTCGGAATCGACCCGTGA
- a CDS encoding NAD(P)/FAD-dependent oxidoreductase — protein MTSSEGVKEFDSGIVIVGGGLAAARTAEQLRRAGYAGRLTIVSDEVHLPYDRPPLSKEVLRSEVDDVALKPREFYDEKDITLRLGSAATSLDTSAQTVTLADGTVLGYDELVIATGLVPRRIPAFPDLDGIRVLRSYDESMALRERASAAQHAVVIGAGFIGCEVAASLRGLDVGVVLVEPQPTPLASVLGEQIGELVARLHRDEGVDVRLGLGVAEVRGEGHVDTVVLTDGTELTADLVVVGIGSHPATDWLDGSGIAVDNGVVCDEAGRTSAPSVWALGDVASWRDPMGHQARVEHWSNVADQARVVVPAMLGNDVPAAVVVPYFWSDQYDVKIQCLGEPHATDIVHLVEDDGRKFLAYYERDGVLVGVVGAGMPGKVMKTRAKIAGATPISEVLE, from the coding sequence GTGACCAGTAGCGAGGGCGTCAAGGAATTTGACAGTGGGATAGTGATCGTCGGCGGCGGACTGGCTGCGGCCCGGACCGCCGAACAACTACGCCGGGCCGGCTATGCAGGTCGCCTCACTATCGTCAGCGATGAGGTGCATCTGCCCTACGATCGGCCACCGCTGTCCAAAGAAGTGCTGCGTAGCGAGGTCGACGACGTCGCGCTCAAACCGCGCGAGTTCTACGACGAGAAAGACATCACCCTGCGCCTGGGTTCGGCTGCCACCAGCCTCGACACCAGTGCGCAGACGGTGACGCTGGCTGATGGAACGGTGCTCGGCTACGACGAGCTCGTCATCGCGACCGGTCTGGTGCCGCGGCGGATCCCCGCGTTTCCCGACCTCGACGGCATCCGGGTGTTGCGGTCGTACGACGAAAGTATGGCACTGCGCGAGCGCGCGTCCGCGGCCCAGCACGCGGTGGTGATCGGCGCCGGCTTCATCGGTTGCGAGGTGGCCGCGAGCCTGCGTGGCCTCGACGTGGGCGTGGTGTTGGTGGAGCCGCAGCCGACACCGCTGGCGTCGGTGCTCGGCGAACAGATCGGTGAACTGGTGGCGCGATTGCACCGCGATGAAGGCGTCGATGTGCGCCTCGGTCTCGGTGTGGCCGAGGTGCGTGGTGAGGGCCATGTCGACACGGTGGTGCTGACCGACGGTACGGAGTTGACGGCTGATCTGGTTGTTGTGGGCATCGGATCACACCCCGCTACCGATTGGCTAGACGGCAGTGGCATCGCCGTGGACAACGGTGTGGTCTGTGACGAAGCCGGACGTACCAGTGCACCAAGCGTGTGGGCGCTCGGTGACGTTGCTTCGTGGCGGGACCCGATGGGACACCAAGCGCGCGTTGAACATTGGAGCAATGTCGCCGACCAGGCCCGAGTCGTGGTGCCAGCGATGCTCGGTAACGACGTGCCCGCTGCGGTGGTGGTCCCGTATTTTTGGAGTGACCAGTATGACGTCAAGATTCAATGTCTGGGGGAGCCGCACGCCACCGATATCGTGCACCTTGTCGAAGACGACGGCCGCAAGTTCCTGGCCTACTACGAGCGTGACGGCGTGTTAGTCGGTGTGGTTGGTGCTGGGATGCCGGGCAAAGTCATGAAGACGCGCGCCAAGATTGCCGGTGCAACGCCCATTTCCGAAGTGCTGGAGTAG
- the mftR gene encoding mycofactocin system transcriptional regulator (MftR, the mycofactocin system transcriptional regulator, is an uncharacterized TetR family DNA-binding transcription factor. Its role is inferred by context. It occurs as part of the biosynthesis locus for mycofactocin, a partially characterized electron carrier derived from the terminal Val-Tyr dipeptide of the precursor peptide MftA, through a radical SAM enzyme-mediated process.): MRYESRPGRRRSTTQPHISDVAIKLFAARGFADVSVDDVAQAAGIARRTLFRYYASKNAIPWGDFNTHLTQLKEMLDHVDPRTPLREALRAALLAFNTFDDSETARHRQRMRVILQTAELQAYSMTMYAGWREVIAAFVARRLGATTTDLEPQTVAWTMLGVALSAYEHWLGDESVSLPDALGRAFDVVGAGLNGIDEINDRH; the protein is encoded by the coding sequence ATGCGGTACGAGTCGCGACCGGGCCGACGCCGCTCGACGACACAGCCCCACATCAGCGACGTTGCCATCAAATTGTTTGCCGCCCGCGGTTTCGCCGATGTCAGCGTTGATGACGTCGCGCAGGCCGCCGGCATCGCCCGCCGGACTCTGTTCCGCTATTACGCGTCCAAGAACGCCATACCCTGGGGCGATTTCAACACGCACCTCACCCAGCTGAAGGAGATGCTTGATCACGTCGATCCGCGAACTCCGCTGCGCGAGGCCCTGCGCGCGGCCCTGTTGGCTTTCAACACCTTCGACGACTCCGAGACCGCACGACATCGCCAGCGCATGCGAGTCATCCTGCAAACCGCTGAGCTGCAGGCTTATTCGATGACCATGTATGCAGGCTGGCGCGAGGTGATCGCCGCATTCGTCGCGCGGAGATTGGGCGCGACGACCACCGACCTAGAACCCCAGACCGTAGCCTGGACGATGCTTGGAGTGGCTCTGAGCGCCTACGAACATTGGCTGGGCGACGAATCGGTTTCGCTGCCCGACGCCCTGGGGAGAGCGTTCGACGTCGTCGGCGCCGGATTGAACGGGATCGATGAGATCAATGACCGACACTGA